In a genomic window of Amblyomma americanum isolate KBUSLIRL-KWMA chromosome 4, ASM5285725v1, whole genome shotgun sequence:
- the LOC144128675 gene encoding uncharacterized protein LOC144128675: MRPIPKPSTDFASHLRGRWYENPLFKRYWRHYNSTLQWFQQHQQLMRDVTGRSVVASSEVPVTHTEQGDSSFEMPVTEDLIAFFEQSARHRKSLCSSGAEQEEQQHEPRRHQAASSAEALDHQQLYGAAAGATVSGMEVAMQLAFEHFVDTHQAKPWPNIPLRL; the protein is encoded by the exons ATGCGACCTATTCCTAAACCGAGTACTGACTTTGCATCACACCTTCGAGGTCGCTGGTACGAAAATCCTCTGTTCAAGCGTTACTGGCGCCACTATAACAGCACGTTGCAATGGTTTCAGCAGCATCAACAGCTTATGCGCGACGTCACTGGGCGAAGCGTTGTGGCGTCAAGTGAAG TACCAGTCACACATACAGAGCAGGGTGATAGCAGTTTTGAGATGCCAGTGACCGAGGACCTGATTGCCTTCTTTGAGCAAAGTGCACGACACCGCAAAAGCCTCT GCAGTTCCGGGGCAGAGCAGGAGGAACAGCAGCACGAGCCGCGGCGGCACCAGGCAGCGTCCTCGGCTGAAGCGCTGGATCACCAGCAGTTGTACGGTGCGGCCGCCGGAGCTACTGTGAGCGGCATGGAGGTCGCCATGCAGCTCGCCTTCGAGCACTTCGTCGACACACATCAGGCCAAGCCCTGGCCCAACATCCCGTTAAGGCTGTGA